A region of Acidobacteriota bacterium DNA encodes the following proteins:
- a CDS encoding gluconate 2-dehydrogenase subunit 3 family protein — translation MRCGAGRFRGVGDKPTRRDVLRQLALAFTAAGAGAFNLEAARVVHGLAGEARAQPGGYTPQALDAHQYGTVMRLAELIVPADAGGGNGVDAGAPEFIDLLCSQNERLLTIYAEGLAWIDEQMRDDHGGTFIEADASQQTGLLDRLVAAERGDTPRGWRDGVRFFDWIRRMTVDAYYTSPIGIADIGYRGNRALSAYETPAETIAFVNRRADELGL, via the coding sequence ATGCGATGCGGAGCGGGGAGATTTAGAGGGGTGGGCGACAAGCCGACGCGACGCGACGTCCTGCGGCAATTGGCGCTCGCCTTCACTGCGGCGGGCGCCGGCGCGTTCAACCTCGAAGCCGCACGGGTCGTGCACGGTCTAGCCGGCGAGGCGCGCGCACAGCCCGGCGGGTACACGCCCCAGGCGCTTGACGCTCACCAGTACGGGACCGTGATGCGGCTGGCTGAGTTGATCGTCCCGGCGGATGCTGGCGGAGGGAATGGCGTCGATGCCGGAGCGCCGGAGTTCATCGACCTTCTTTGCAGTCAGAACGAGCGACTTCTCACGATCTACGCTGAAGGCCTGGCCTGGATCGACGAACAAATGCGCGACGACCACGGTGGGACGTTCATCGAGGCAGATGCGTCCCAGCAGACCGGCTTGCTGGATCGGCTGGTGGCGGCCGAGCGCGGCGATACGCCGCGCGGGTGGCGCGACGGCGTCCGCTTCTTCGATTGGATCCGCCGGATGACGGTCGACGCGTACTACACGTCCCCGATCGGCATTGCCGATATCGGGTACCGGGGCAACCGGGCGCTCAGCGCGTACGAAACGCCCGCCGAGACGATTGCCTTCGTCAACCGTCGCGCGGACGAACTCGGCCTCTGA